The following are encoded in a window of Effusibacillus pohliae DSM 22757 genomic DNA:
- a CDS encoding GH36-type glycosyl hydrolase domain-containing protein: MALHTEQLRQSARELALNHDLYVGRAGTRWWHGFQRDIEGLRALVRHIQSGGASCTQPAEEWLLDHFEFIEEQALVTKRQFSHSLLRRLPRLRTTGEPRVLSLCANYLEQTDGILDEPGFFSYVEAYQEVSVLTIAELWSIPFLLRVALFRHLAKVMESVRERREVCESVEHFLGRLEPNKIDPGRVRDLLEEAEQDIPLSGVWIAHLTAHLRELADNTETVRDWLLCKLENEPESLDRIVSYEHQLQAGHRVAAGHLISSLRNMSRWDWRELFERMCLAEQTLRQEPTGVYPLLDFTSRDALRKRVEQLARRLHVPENLVAKQAVELAQQVCQRTGAEQVNRSAVGDGGAAGGTSAERGGEATFHSHAEVGGNADEGASAGRGRETASRADAEELPRAAFVAYYLLEPTGVRQLRRALRACSATRRFPAIDRLRFSPVAYFSLLAGAFALFLAGFATWVGDGGRFTQLQWAAILLALVLPASEWAVTWIHWLIETAIPPRPLLRYDFSRGIPAEAATMVVIPVIWSTVEEVQELVDRLELHYLANRESNLHFALLGDFSDAEQENLPQDEPVLAAARAGIETLNRTYSRPGGPTFHLFQRRRLWNPSEGVWMGWERKRGKLAEFVELLKGKDDTTYAWRVGDAAVLPTIRYVITLDADTRLPAGTAQRMVGTLHLPFNRPRVNETGTRVVEGYGVLQPRIGISLEAAMRSRFAALWAGEPGIDPYAFAVSDPYQDGLGQGIFTGKGIFDVDAFAQVLCERIPDNRVLSHDLLEGGFLRAGLLDDIELIDDHPAAFSAYQQRLHRWVRGDWQLFCWLFPRVEDRRGVRRPVDLSAVTRWQIIDNLRRSLLPPVLFGLLLLGFTVLPGSPWRWGTVVIASLCVPVIRQLAAVRRMVRRPRLGLASIGQAAVLLLTLPFQTALLLDAIAKSLYRLFLSRRRLLEWVSSAEVERRVRGGKQPVLLGMRGGYTGVALFLLAGITRAPSPAVQWTCGLLSALWAVAPWVIRWLDRPAAQPEQPLTAAEQAELRGLARQIWSFFEQFVGANDHWLPPDNVQVDPPNGVAHRTSPTNIGLYLACTLAARDFGFLDTPGMIERLERTVATVERLKKWNGHLYNWYDTLSLQPLPPHYVSTVDSGNFVAYLMVVKQGLADWLQREPEWRTRGQHLAERIESLIQATDFSPLFDSRTQLFALGYQVPSGKRDEVLYDLLASEARQVSLVAIALGQVSVAHWFVLGRTMARIGRNYTLLSWSGTMFEFLMPWLITRTYRKTVWDMTYRTVVQRQVEYARQRKVPFGISESGYYAFDYHMNYQYRAFGVPGLGFRRGLEEDLVVAPYATILALPFAKREALDSLRNMERLGARGTYGYYEAIDFTKERLPKDSVCQVVRSFMAHHQGMSLLTLANLLLPQKMYDRFHRDKRVQAVELLLQERMPEQPAMIEPQAMARPAVQKTDPVRTDASREFLTADTPAPEVCVLSNGSLTTVVTNSGSGFTRWKGLAVTRWREDPVADPWGQYLYIRDVVSDAVWSPTHQPCQVPASAQRIQFSPERAAFHRTDGDLQTSLEICVSPELDAEIRRLTLTNTGSEARILEVTTFLEIVLAPLVADEAHPAFSKLFLETEYVAEAECLLARRRSRTVDEKPLWAVHALIGAAQTLGPVEYETDRSHFIGRGYTLKRPLGIGNRLGGSVGAVVDPAFAMRRRLKLETGEPVQLFVITGVAESREEAIAMVRQFTGALQVERTFELAWTRSQVELRHFQLTPAEAMVFQTLAGQVLYPAPLRGERQQSIPLIEKGQSGLWAFGISGDRPIVTVRVADPVDLPFVHKLLVGVDYLRGKGVAVDLAILNESASGYQQDLREALQRAVERMMDPYDGRYGRVYILAADALAEAEKNLLFAVSRVVLRANGPSLKAQIRLRHPDIAWPASLAAEKAAVGETTPIAVPSADWQGGGQPTPTLPVSVQPQDLRYFNGWGGFSADGKEYRILLKNGHHLPAPWINVMANPLFGCLVSELGTGYTWWRNSRECKLTPWSNDPVLDPPGEVCYLRDEASGAVWSATPLPGRDEPPYLVAHGRGYTRFEHERHGIGLEMTVFVPPDDPVKVIRLRIKNRSAERRHLSVTYYAEWVLGVTRQPNASFVVTEWDAAARALLARNLYQDAFRDATAFLAIVPGETTVAVDANGDACVPGSRLSWTADRKEFLGRNGTPDQPAALRRERLSGGTGPLHDTCGAVQVKLEMKPDEEQTVFILLGCGSSPQAVREIVRRYRQPAACEQAFERVQAFWSEILEQISVETPSPEMDLLLNGWLLYQTLACRMWARTAFYQAGGAYGFRDQLQDSLALLHSRPDLTRRQILLHASHQYEEGDVQHWWHEELRRGIRTRCSDDLLWLPYAVSRYLEHTEDERVLDEVVPFLRSEPLQPGEQERYEEPRVSTERGSIFEHCVRAIERALQFGEHGLPLIGSGDWNDGMNRVGDQGRGESVWLGWFLCEVLHRFARLCEKRGETERADRYRHIREQLAHALDQHAWDGQWYRRAFTDGGQWLGSVENGECKIDAIAQSWAVLSGAAPEPKMLQAMQAFHRELVDRSLAVARLLTPPFDRTEPSPGYIQGYPPGIRENGGQYTHGVIWSILAWCQLGDGDRAFELFHMLNPLTHTRTPHEVRRYAGEPYVMAADVYTAEPHKGRAGWTWYTGAAGWMYQAGIEWILGVRRRGNRLYIQPCIPKEWPAFTVRYRYGKTQYLITVKNGLHLPVDGKPSAGQQDVPQVPQAAQRFVELHDDGNVHRIEWMI, encoded by the coding sequence ATGGCCCTGCATACGGAACAACTTCGGCAGTCAGCACGCGAATTGGCATTGAACCATGACCTGTATGTGGGACGTGCCGGGACTCGTTGGTGGCATGGATTTCAGCGGGATATCGAAGGTTTGCGGGCACTGGTCCGCCACATCCAGAGCGGCGGTGCAAGCTGTACACAGCCGGCGGAAGAATGGCTGCTGGATCATTTTGAGTTTATCGAGGAGCAAGCGCTGGTGACAAAACGGCAATTTTCCCATTCGCTGTTGCGCAGGTTGCCACGCTTGCGGACGACCGGGGAGCCGCGCGTTCTGTCACTTTGCGCGAACTATCTGGAACAGACCGACGGGATCCTCGATGAACCCGGTTTTTTTTCCTACGTCGAGGCGTATCAGGAAGTATCCGTTTTGACGATTGCCGAATTGTGGTCGATCCCCTTTCTGTTGCGCGTGGCCTTGTTTCGGCACCTGGCGAAGGTGATGGAAAGCGTTCGCGAACGGCGGGAAGTGTGCGAGTCGGTGGAACACTTTCTTGGCCGATTGGAGCCAAACAAGATCGACCCTGGACGTGTCCGGGATCTGTTGGAGGAAGCGGAGCAGGACATCCCGCTGTCCGGCGTGTGGATCGCCCATTTGACCGCCCACCTGCGGGAATTGGCGGACAACACGGAAACCGTCCGGGACTGGCTGCTTTGTAAATTGGAAAACGAACCGGAAAGCCTCGATCGAATCGTCTCCTATGAACATCAGCTGCAAGCGGGACATCGGGTGGCGGCGGGCCATCTGATCAGCAGTCTGCGGAACATGTCCCGTTGGGATTGGCGGGAGCTGTTCGAACGGATGTGTCTTGCCGAACAGACCCTCCGCCAGGAACCAACGGGCGTCTATCCGTTGCTCGATTTTACAAGCCGTGACGCATTGCGGAAACGGGTGGAACAATTGGCCCGCCGTTTGCATGTGCCAGAGAATCTGGTGGCCAAACAGGCGGTGGAACTGGCCCAACAAGTCTGCCAACGGACCGGCGCGGAACAGGTCAACCGGTCGGCTGTTGGGGACGGGGGCGCGGCTGGAGGAACGTCTGCCGAACGAGGCGGGGAAGCGACTTTCCATTCGCATGCCGAAGTTGGCGGGAATGCGGACGAAGGTGCGTCTGCCGGACGGGGTCGGGAAACGGCTTCCCGTGCGGATGCAGAGGAGCTCCCGCGTGCGGCGTTCGTCGCCTATTATCTGCTGGAGCCAACTGGTGTCAGGCAGCTGCGGCGCGCGCTGCGGGCTTGCAGTGCGACCCGGCGGTTTCCGGCTATCGACCGGTTGCGTTTCTCCCCTGTCGCCTATTTTTCGTTGCTGGCGGGTGCGTTTGCCTTGTTTCTGGCTGGATTTGCCACGTGGGTGGGGGATGGCGGCCGTTTTACCCAATTGCAATGGGCGGCGATCCTGCTTGCGCTGGTGCTTCCGGCCAGCGAGTGGGCTGTCACATGGATCCACTGGCTGATTGAGACCGCGATTCCGCCTAGACCGCTGTTGCGATACGATTTTTCCCGGGGAATTCCAGCGGAAGCGGCGACGATGGTGGTGATTCCTGTTATCTGGTCGACTGTCGAGGAAGTGCAGGAATTGGTGGACCGGTTGGAACTTCACTACCTGGCGAATCGGGAATCGAATCTCCATTTTGCCCTCCTGGGCGATTTTTCCGACGCTGAACAGGAGAACCTGCCGCAGGACGAACCGGTTCTTGCGGCCGCACGCGCCGGCATTGAAACGTTGAACCGAACCTATTCCCGCCCCGGCGGGCCGACCTTCCACCTGTTTCAACGACGCAGACTCTGGAATCCGTCGGAAGGAGTTTGGATGGGATGGGAGCGGAAACGGGGCAAGCTGGCAGAATTCGTCGAATTGCTGAAGGGGAAGGACGACACCACGTATGCATGGAGGGTTGGCGATGCGGCCGTTCTGCCGACGATTCGGTATGTGATCACACTGGATGCGGACACCCGGCTGCCGGCCGGTACCGCGCAACGGATGGTGGGCACGCTGCATCTGCCCTTTAATCGTCCGCGGGTAAACGAAACCGGAACTCGCGTGGTCGAGGGCTACGGGGTGCTGCAGCCCCGTATCGGGATCAGCCTTGAAGCCGCCATGCGTTCACGGTTTGCCGCCCTGTGGGCGGGGGAACCGGGTATCGACCCGTATGCGTTTGCCGTTTCCGATCCGTACCAGGATGGTCTGGGACAGGGGATTTTCACAGGTAAGGGGATTTTCGATGTTGATGCGTTTGCGCAAGTGTTATGCGAGCGGATTCCCGACAATCGGGTGCTGAGCCACGATTTGTTGGAAGGCGGATTTTTGCGGGCCGGTCTGTTGGATGACATCGAACTGATCGACGATCATCCGGCGGCGTTCAGTGCGTATCAGCAGCGGTTGCACCGCTGGGTGCGCGGCGATTGGCAGCTTTTCTGTTGGCTGTTTCCCCGCGTGGAGGACAGACGCGGCGTGCGCCGGCCGGTCGATTTGTCGGCGGTGACCCGCTGGCAGATCATCGACAATCTGCGTCGCAGCTTGCTGCCACCCGTGTTGTTTGGGCTGTTGCTGTTGGGCTTCACCGTGCTTCCGGGATCCCCGTGGCGGTGGGGAACGGTCGTGATAGCCAGCTTGTGTGTGCCGGTGATTCGCCAGTTGGCCGCCGTGCGCCGAATGGTTCGGCGGCCGCGGCTGGGGTTGGCTTCCATCGGCCAGGCGGCCGTTCTGTTGCTGACGCTGCCGTTTCAAACGGCTCTGTTGCTCGATGCGATTGCGAAAAGCCTGTACCGACTCTTCCTGTCCAGGCGCCGTTTGTTGGAGTGGGTCAGTTCGGCGGAAGTGGAAAGGCGCGTTCGCGGCGGGAAGCAGCCGGTGCTGTTGGGCATGCGGGGCGGTTATACAGGGGTGGCTTTGTTTTTGCTGGCTGGAATCACGCGCGCCCCTTCCCCGGCGGTGCAATGGACATGCGGTCTGCTCAGCGCGTTATGGGCAGTCGCTCCATGGGTGATTCGTTGGCTGGATCGTCCGGCGGCGCAACCTGAGCAGCCGTTGACCGCAGCGGAACAGGCCGAACTGCGGGGATTGGCAAGGCAAATCTGGTCATTCTTTGAACAGTTTGTCGGAGCAAACGACCATTGGTTGCCGCCCGACAATGTACAGGTCGATCCTCCCAATGGGGTTGCGCATCGCACGTCGCCGACCAATATTGGGCTGTACCTGGCGTGCACGCTGGCTGCACGGGATTTCGGGTTTCTCGATACACCCGGGATGATCGAACGCCTGGAACGAACCGTTGCGACGGTGGAACGCCTGAAAAAATGGAACGGGCATCTGTACAACTGGTATGACACGCTGTCGCTGCAGCCGCTGCCCCCCCATTACGTGTCAACGGTCGATTCCGGAAATTTTGTGGCGTATCTCATGGTGGTAAAGCAGGGGCTGGCGGATTGGCTGCAGCGGGAACCGGAATGGCGTACGCGCGGCCAGCATCTGGCAGAACGGATTGAGTCGCTGATTCAGGCAACCGATTTTTCTCCGCTGTTTGATTCGCGAACCCAATTGTTTGCCTTGGGCTACCAGGTGCCGTCGGGAAAGCGGGATGAGGTGCTATACGATTTGCTGGCTTCGGAAGCGAGACAGGTGAGCCTGGTTGCCATCGCATTGGGACAGGTTTCGGTTGCGCATTGGTTTGTTTTGGGGCGCACGATGGCCAGGATCGGACGGAATTACACGCTGCTTTCCTGGTCGGGGACGATGTTCGAATTTTTGATGCCGTGGCTGATTACGCGCACCTATCGGAAGACGGTCTGGGACATGACCTATCGCACAGTGGTGCAGCGGCAAGTCGAATACGCCCGGCAAAGAAAAGTCCCCTTCGGCATTTCGGAATCCGGTTATTACGCGTTTGATTATCACATGAATTATCAGTACCGGGCGTTTGGCGTTCCCGGTCTCGGATTCAGGCGGGGGCTTGAAGAGGATTTGGTGGTCGCACCCTACGCAACCATTTTGGCGCTGCCGTTTGCGAAACGGGAGGCGCTCGACAGCTTGCGGAACATGGAGCGGTTGGGTGCGCGTGGAACGTACGGGTATTACGAGGCGATCGATTTTACGAAGGAACGGTTGCCGAAAGATTCCGTCTGCCAGGTGGTCAGGAGCTTTATGGCTCACCATCAGGGGATGAGCCTGCTGACTCTTGCCAATCTGTTATTGCCGCAAAAAATGTACGACCGCTTTCACCGTGACAAACGGGTGCAGGCGGTTGAACTGCTGTTGCAGGAACGGATGCCTGAGCAGCCGGCGATGATCGAGCCGCAAGCGATGGCTCGTCCTGCCGTACAGAAGACGGACCCGGTGCGCACCGATGCAAGCCGAGAATTCCTGACTGCGGATACGCCTGCACCGGAAGTGTGCGTCCTCTCGAATGGTTCGTTGACGACCGTGGTGACGAACAGCGGGAGTGGATTCACCCGGTGGAAAGGATTGGCCGTTACACGCTGGCGGGAGGATCCGGTAGCGGACCCGTGGGGGCAGTATCTGTACATCCGTGATGTCGTATCGGATGCCGTATGGTCACCCACGCACCAACCTTGCCAGGTGCCCGCGTCTGCGCAGCGCATCCAATTTTCACCGGAACGGGCGGCGTTTCACCGTACAGACGGCGATCTGCAAACGAGTCTGGAAATCTGCGTATCGCCGGAACTGGATGCGGAAATCAGGCGGTTGACGCTGACCAACACGGGGAGTGAGGCGCGCATCCTGGAGGTGACCACGTTTCTGGAAATCGTTTTGGCGCCGCTTGTTGCCGATGAAGCACATCCGGCTTTCAGTAAATTGTTTTTGGAAACGGAGTATGTGGCGGAGGCCGAGTGTTTACTGGCCCGCAGGCGGTCTCGCACTGTCGACGAGAAACCGCTCTGGGCGGTGCATGCATTGATCGGAGCGGCGCAAACACTTGGCCCGGTGGAGTACGAAACGGATCGATCCCATTTTATCGGGCGGGGCTACACGCTGAAACGACCGTTGGGGATTGGCAACCGGCTGGGTGGATCGGTCGGAGCGGTGGTGGATCCGGCGTTTGCGATGCGCCGCCGGTTGAAACTGGAAACGGGAGAACCGGTTCAGCTGTTCGTCATCACCGGCGTGGCGGAGAGCAGGGAGGAGGCTATCGCGATGGTTCGGCAGTTTACGGGGGCACTCCAGGTGGAACGGACATTTGAGCTTGCCTGGACCCGCAGTCAGGTGGAACTTCGCCATTTCCAGCTGACACCCGCCGAAGCGATGGTGTTTCAGACATTGGCCGGGCAGGTGTTGTACCCGGCTCCTCTGCGGGGCGAGCGGCAGCAATCGATCCCGCTGATTGAAAAAGGGCAATCGGGTCTGTGGGCATTCGGGATTTCCGGTGATCGTCCGATTGTTACGGTGCGAGTCGCCGACCCTGTTGATTTGCCGTTTGTTCACAAGCTGCTGGTGGGGGTTGACTACCTGCGGGGAAAGGGCGTGGCGGTGGATCTCGCGATTCTCAATGAATCGGCGAGCGGCTACCAGCAAGATTTGCGTGAGGCGCTGCAGCGCGCGGTGGAACGGATGATGGATCCGTACGACGGGCGGTACGGACGGGTGTACATCCTCGCCGCCGATGCATTGGCCGAAGCGGAAAAAAATTTGTTGTTTGCGGTCTCCCGTGTTGTATTGCGGGCGAACGGTCCCAGCCTCAAGGCACAGATCCGATTGAGGCACCCCGACATCGCATGGCCGGCTTCGCTTGCCGCGGAAAAAGCGGCCGTCGGGGAGACGACGCCGATCGCCGTTCCGTCCGCAGATTGGCAAGGCGGAGGTCAACCAACGCCGACGCTGCCGGTTTCCGTCCAGCCACAGGATCTCAGGTACTTTAACGGATGGGGCGGATTTTCAGCGGACGGAAAGGAATATCGGATCCTCCTGAAAAACGGACACCATCTGCCGGCCCCCTGGATCAATGTGATGGCCAACCCGCTGTTTGGCTGTCTGGTGTCCGAATTGGGGACGGGGTATACCTGGTGGCGGAACAGCCGGGAGTGCAAACTGACGCCGTGGTCAAACGATCCGGTGCTCGATCCGCCAGGCGAAGTCTGTTATCTGAGAGATGAGGCGAGCGGTGCGGTCTGGTCGGCGACTCCGCTTCCCGGGCGGGACGAACCGCCCTATCTGGTAGCGCACGGTCGGGGCTATACGCGATTTGAACACGAGCGTCACGGCATCGGCCTGGAAATGACTGTCTTCGTACCGCCGGATGATCCCGTTAAAGTGATCCGGCTGCGGATCAAAAACCGCAGCGCCGAGCGGCGGCATTTGTCCGTTACCTATTACGCGGAATGGGTGTTGGGGGTCACCCGGCAACCCAATGCGTCGTTCGTCGTCACCGAATGGGACGCAGCCGCAAGGGCGTTGTTGGCCCGGAATTTGTACCAGGATGCGTTTCGGGACGCAACCGCCTTTTTGGCTATCGTTCCTGGCGAAACGACTGTTGCGGTCGATGCGAACGGTGATGCGTGTGTTCCCGGCTCCCGCCTGTCTTGGACGGCGGACCGGAAAGAATTCCTCGGCCGCAACGGAACGCCGGATCAACCGGCTGCGTTGCGGCGGGAACGGCTGTCGGGAGGAACGGGACCGCTGCACGACACGTGCGGGGCGGTCCAGGTCAAATTGGAGATGAAGCCGGATGAGGAACAAACCGTTTTCATTTTGCTCGGGTGCGGTTCTTCCCCGCAGGCGGTGCGTGAGATCGTTCGCAGATACAGACAGCCCGCCGCCTGTGAACAGGCTTTCGAACGTGTTCAGGCATTCTGGAGTGAGATATTGGAGCAGATTTCTGTGGAAACGCCGAGCCCGGAGATGGATCTGTTGTTGAACGGCTGGTTGCTGTACCAGACTCTCGCCTGCCGCATGTGGGCCCGTACGGCCTTTTACCAGGCGGGAGGCGCATACGGGTTTCGCGACCAGTTGCAGGATTCGCTTGCTTTGCTCCACAGCCGGCCGGATCTCACCCGGCGGCAGATTTTGCTGCATGCCTCCCATCAATATGAGGAGGGTGACGTGCAACACTGGTGGCATGAAGAACTGCGGCGGGGCATTCGGACGCGCTGCTCGGACGATTTGCTGTGGTTGCCGTATGCGGTCTCCCGCTATCTCGAGCACACCGAGGACGAGCGGGTGCTGGACGAGGTGGTGCCATTTTTACGTAGCGAACCTTTGCAACCGGGTGAACAGGAACGGTATGAGGAACCCCGGGTTTCAACAGAACGCGGATCGATTTTTGAACATTGCGTCCGCGCGATTGAAAGAGCGCTGCAATTTGGGGAGCATGGCCTGCCGCTGATCGGCAGCGGGGACTGGAACGACGGCATGAACCGCGTGGGCGATCAAGGACGCGGCGAAAGCGTGTGGCTCGGCTGGTTCCTCTGCGAGGTGCTGCACCGATTTGCCCGTTTGTGCGAGAAACGGGGCGAAACGGAACGCGCCGACCGCTACCGCCACATTCGGGAACAACTGGCGCATGCGCTTGATCAGCACGCCTGGGATGGCCAGTGGTACCGGAGGGCTTTCACCGATGGCGGGCAATGGCTGGGGTCTGTGGAGAACGGGGAATGCAAGATTGACGCCATCGCCCAGTCGTGGGCGGTGCTATCCGGTGCCGCGCCCGAACCCAAAATGCTCCAGGCGATGCAGGCATTCCATCGGGAACTGGTCGATCGCTCCCTGGCGGTCGCCCGCCTGCTGACACCGCCGTTTGACCGGACGGAGCCAAGCCCCGGCTATATTCAGGGATACCCGCCCGGGATCCGGGAAAATGGCGGCCAATACACACATGGCGTGATTTGGAGCATACTCGCCTGGTGCCAACTGGGAGACGGGGACAGGGCGTTTGAGCTGTTTCACATGTTGAATCCGCTCACCCATACGCGAACACCGCATGAAGTTCGGCGGTACGCCGGCGAGCCGTATGTGATGGCGGCTGATGTGTACACGGCGGAACCGCACAAGGGGCGCGCCGGTTGGACGTGGTACACGGGAGCGGCAGGCTGGATGTACCAGGCGGGGATCGAATGGATTCTCGGAGTGCGACGCCGCGGGAACCGATTGTATATCCAACCGTGCATACCGAAAGAATGGCCGGCGTTTACCGTTCGCTATCGGTATGGGAAAACGCAATACCTGATCACGGTCAAAAATGGGCTGCATCTCCCGGTGGACGGCAAGCCTTCGGCCGGGCAGCAGGACGTACCGCAAGTGCCACAGGCTGCGCAACGGTTTGTCGAGTTGCACGACGATGGCAACGTCCACCGGATTGAATGGATGATCTGA
- a CDS encoding alpha/beta fold hydrolase, translating into MPLMEVNGIRMYYEQAGRGEHTLLLIHGNVASSRWWDRVWEALAERYAVVRMDLRGCGRSDQPGNGYNVPQYSEDVRALVRKLGLGRVIVVGHSMGGAIAMDMAVAEPECVQAMVLVNPAPAEGIVTPEERKPLIEQMIRDRNLMKMALAAVVPTAAQGEFFERLVDDAMIAGPTIIPNYTSLGQADYRDRLAHVNVPALIVYGTQDSLISLDMMERTQDAIPGSELLLYEGVGHSPNVEAPERLVEDVVRFVSRLR; encoded by the coding sequence ATGCCGCTGATGGAAGTGAACGGAATCCGGATGTACTATGAGCAGGCGGGTCGCGGCGAACACACGCTGCTCCTGATCCATGGCAATGTTGCGTCCAGCCGCTGGTGGGACCGGGTGTGGGAAGCTTTGGCCGAGCGCTATGCGGTGGTGCGCATGGATTTGCGGGGCTGCGGGCGCAGCGACCAGCCAGGGAACGGCTACAATGTGCCGCAGTACAGCGAGGATGTGCGAGCACTCGTGCGGAAGCTGGGGCTTGGGCGGGTGATCGTGGTGGGGCACTCGATGGGCGGTGCGATCGCGATGGATATGGCGGTGGCGGAGCCGGAATGCGTGCAGGCGATGGTGCTGGTCAATCCGGCGCCGGCGGAAGGGATCGTTACGCCGGAGGAACGCAAGCCGCTGATTGAGCAGATGATCCGCGACCGCAACCTGATGAAAATGGCGTTGGCTGCTGTTGTGCCGACGGCGGCACAGGGCGAATTTTTCGAGCGGCTGGTCGACGATGCGATGATTGCCGGGCCGACCATCATTCCCAACTACACGTCGCTCGGCCAGGCCGATTACCGCGACCGTCTGGCGCATGTGAACGTGCCGGCGCTGATCGTGTATGGCACGCAGGACAGCCTGATTTCCCTCGATATGATGGAACGTACACAGGATGCGATTCCCGGCAGCGAGCTGCTTTTGTACGAAGGGGTGGGCCATTCGCCGAACGTGGAGGCGCCGGAGCGGCTGGTAGAGGATGTTGTGAGGTTTGTAAGCAGGTTGAGATAG
- a CDS encoding branched-chain amino acid ABC transporter permease: MSLTLNLLLNGAALGMLIFLLAAGLSLIFGLMGVLNFAHGAIFIWGAYTGWTVYGWTGSFGLGLLAGAAAGWLLGWLLERWFVRPFYGDHIAQILLTLGLMIVLTELLKAVWGPNLQNFDKPALLQGAVTILHDPFPVYKLFLIGVGTVLAIAVHLLLTRTRYGIIIRAGVQDPVMVQALGINVRRVFSAVFAFGAALAALGGVLFGPSFGSLFPELGMQNQLLAFIVVVIGGIGSFLGAFAGSLLIGLAQTLMGYYWPEAALAVNVALMALVLILKPEGLFGARR; the protein is encoded by the coding sequence GTGTCACTGACGTTGAACCTGTTGTTGAACGGGGCGGCGCTCGGCATGCTGATTTTTCTGCTGGCTGCGGGGCTGTCGCTGATCTTTGGGCTGATGGGGGTGCTCAACTTTGCGCACGGCGCCATTTTTATCTGGGGTGCCTACACCGGCTGGACGGTCTACGGTTGGACCGGCAGCTTCGGGTTGGGCCTGTTGGCCGGTGCGGCCGCCGGCTGGCTGCTGGGGTGGTTGCTGGAGCGGTGGTTTGTGCGTCCGTTTTACGGCGACCATATTGCGCAAATCCTGCTCACATTGGGCCTGATGATCGTGTTGACGGAGCTTTTGAAAGCGGTTTGGGGACCGAATCTGCAAAATTTTGACAAGCCGGCCCTGCTGCAAGGCGCGGTCACCATTTTGCATGATCCGTTCCCGGTCTACAAGCTGTTTCTGATCGGGGTGGGAACGGTGCTGGCGATTGCGGTTCACCTGCTGCTGACCCGTACCCGCTACGGGATCATCATCCGGGCCGGTGTGCAGGATCCGGTGATGGTGCAGGCGTTGGGGATCAACGTGCGGCGGGTGTTTTCGGCGGTCTTTGCGTTTGGGGCGGCGCTCGCCGCATTGGGCGGGGTGCTGTTTGGCCCGTCGTTCGGTTCGTTGTTTCCGGAATTAGGGATGCAAAACCAGCTGCTGGCGTTTATCGTCGTGGTGATCGGCGGGATCGGCAGTTTCCTGGGAGCGTTCGCCGGGAGCCTCTTGATCGGTCTGGCCCAGACGTTGATGGGCTATTACTGGCCGGAGGCGGCGCTGGCGGTGAATGTCGCCCTGATGGCGCTGGTGCTGATCCTGAAGCCGGAAGGTCTGTTTGGAGCCAGGAGGTGA
- a CDS encoding branched-chain amino acid ABC transporter permease, with amino-acid sequence MQKIGNARIGLAILLAVLALLPLVSSRTLLATLIQIFIVAVYAMSYDLLLGYTGIVSFGHALFFGTGAYAVAILSAKTDRPELIFAGVLVGVVIAAAVSVVIGMLSLRVRAVYFSMITLAFAELFFIIAEKWNGVTGGNDGMSFSIPEWMRDRTVLYYTALVFLVVMYLFLRRVADSPLGRTLQAIRENENRAASLGYDVLRFKVVSIVISGVVASLAGAMFGIFQRFVNTSVLSLDKTVEALLATIIGGTGTLIGPVVGAGVIRFAQDALSDLATVHPIFERWLILFGIVYIVIVMFFPKGIVGTLRDKWTGGRKGGVRHAADGSERNPDVL; translated from the coding sequence ATGCAGAAAATCGGGAACGCACGAATCGGGCTGGCCATCCTGCTGGCGGTGTTGGCGCTGCTGCCTTTGGTCAGTTCCCGCACTTTGCTGGCGACTTTGATCCAGATTTTTATCGTGGCGGTGTACGCCATGAGCTACGACCTGCTGCTCGGCTACACCGGCATCGTGTCGTTCGGGCACGCGCTGTTTTTTGGAACGGGCGCTTACGCGGTGGCGATCCTGAGTGCGAAGACGGATCGTCCAGAGCTGATTTTTGCCGGGGTGCTGGTGGGGGTCGTGATCGCCGCGGCGGTGTCGGTGGTCATCGGCATGCTGTCGCTGCGGGTGCGGGCGGTCTATTTTTCGATGATCACCCTCGCGTTTGCCGAACTGTTTTTTATCATTGCGGAAAAATGGAACGGGGTGACCGGCGGCAACGACGGGATGAGTTTTTCGATTCCGGAGTGGATGCGCGACCGGACGGTGCTGTATTATACAGCGCTGGTGTTCCTTGTTGTGATGTACCTTTTTTTGCGGCGGGTGGCCGATTCGCCGCTGGGGCGCACGCTGCAGGCGATTCGGGAAAATGAAAACCGGGCGGCGTCGCTCGGCTATGACGTGCTGCGGTTCAAAGTGGTGTCGATCGTCATCTCCGGTGTGGTGGCCAGCCTGGCCGGCGCGATGTTCGGGATTTTTCAACGGTTTGTGAACACGTCGGTGCTCAGTCTGGACAAAACGGTGGAGGCGCTGCTCGCCACCATCATCGGCGGCACAGGCACGCTGATCGGTCCGGTGGTGGGGGCTGGCGTCATCCGCTTCGCCCAGGACGCGTTGTCCGATCTGGCAACGGTGCACCCGATTTTTGAACGCTGGCTGATTTTGTTTGGCATTGTCTATATTGTGATCGTCATGTTTTTCCCGAAAGGGATCGTTGGCACCTTACGGGACAAGTGGACGGGCGGGCGCAAAGGGGGAGTCAGGCATGCCGCTGATGGAAGTGAACGGAATCCGGATGTACTATGA